Proteins co-encoded in one Malus domestica chromosome 09, GDT2T_hap1 genomic window:
- the LOC103435459 gene encoding cytochrome c oxidase subunit 5b-2, mitochondrial-like, whose translation MWRRLLSSSQLKTLTLAAAGTAAAPCRSAAGPARSLLHKPLPLLPSYFSTTAEAATTGVKKVEEVQPIATGHEREELEAELEGRDVLEINHPIGPFGTKEEPAVVKSYYNKRIVGCPGGEGEDEHDVVWFWLEKGKPHECPVCTQYFVLEVVGPGGSPDHSDDHH comes from the exons ATGTGGCGGAGACTGCTCTCTTCCTCTCAGCTcaaaaccttaaccctagccgcCGCTGGTACTGCAGCAGCTCCATGCCGATCGGCTGCTGGACCCGCCCGCTCTCTCCTCCACAAGcccctccctctcctccctAGCTACTTCAGCACCACCGCCGAAGCTG CGACGACTGGTGTGAAGAAGGTTGAGGAGGTACAGCCCATTGCCACCGGCCACGAGCGAGAGGAGCTTGAAGCTGAACTTGAG GGAAGGGATGTTCTGGAAATCAACCATCCTATTGGTCCTTTTGGCACAAAG GAAGAACCTGCGGTTGTCAAGTCCTACTACAACAAGAGAATAGTTGGGTGCCCTGGTGGTGAAGGCG AGGATGAGCATGATGTTGTGTGGTTTTGGCTGGAGAAAGGCAAACCACATGAATGCCCAGTCTGCACACAATACTTTGTG CTTGAAGTGGTTGGACCCGGTGGATCTCCAGACCATTCCGATGACCATCACTGA